A window from Primulina eburnea isolate SZY01 chromosome 2, ASM2296580v1, whole genome shotgun sequence encodes these proteins:
- the LOC140823543 gene encoding ninja-family protein AFP3-like — MDKVQENGEKFHLSLRVSGVGRDLQHKFTRRGIEEEDDEIELSLGLSSNGRFGVDPARKKLKRYSSISDLVSPVEAASDNVGDTQQPRLAALESYGLPLMRACSLPSEAAEEEVRHRRELQSMRRMEARKKRLEKLKNVRVVKDKESGLESENGDFQRVCNENCNGMEGSVGSLGSVSSGVSETQSPHINGKQNAEVKSPSSIQSSPAGQMEHKPGDKGTTDGAKEKLKNVTLDMPYVSTKWDGINGNKIDGFLYGYKKGEEVRILCVCHGLFLSPAEFVKHGGGGDVENPLKHIVVNPSPLL; from the exons ATGGATAAAGTTCAAGAAAATGGGGAGAAATTCCATCTTTCTTTACGGGTGAGCGGGGTTGGAAGAGATCTGCAGCATAAATTCACGAGACGTGGTATTGAGGAGGAAGACGATGAGATAGAGTTGAGTCTAGGGCTTTCATCGAACGGTAGATTTGGTGTGGACCCGGCAAGAAAGAAGCTGAAGCGTTATTCTTCGATTTCGGATTTGGTTTCCCCAGTTGAGGCTGCGTCTGATAATGTGGGTGACACACAACAACCCCGTTTGGCCGCATTGGAGAGCTACGGCCTGCCGTTGATGAGGGCCTGCTCTCTGCCGTCAGAGGCGGCGGAGGAGGAGGTCCGCCACCGCAGGGAGCTGCAGTCGATGCGGCGGATGGAGGCGAGGAAGAAGAGGTTGGAGAAGTTGAAGAATGTGAGAGTTGTGAAGGATAAGGAGAGCGGTCTGGAATCTGAAAATGGTGACTTTCAAAGGGTTTGCAATGAGAATTGTAATGGAATGGAAGGGTCCGTTGGATCACTGGGGAGTGTTTCATCTGGAGTTTCTGAAACTCAGAGCCCGCATATAAATG GAAAACAAAATGCAGAGGTGAAGAGCCCTTCTAGCATTCAATCATCCCCGGCTGGTCAGATGGAACATAAACCTGGTGATAAGGGTACAACAGATGGTGCAAAAGAAAAGCTCAAGAACGTCACGCTCGATATGCCTTACGTATCCACAAAATGGGATGGAATAAATGGCAACAAAATCGACGGATTTCTATACGGATACAAAAAGGGGGAGGAAGTCAGAATCTTGTGTGTTTGCCACGGTCTTTTCCTTTCACCAGCCGAATTCGTGAAGCACGGCGGAGGTGGTGATGTGGAGAACCCTTTGAAGCACATAGTTGTTAACCCCTCTCCTCTTTTGTaa